Proteins from a genomic interval of Beijerinckia indica subsp. indica ATCC 9039:
- the rpsD gene encoding 30S ribosomal protein S4, protein MTKRAEAKYKIDRRMGQNIWGRSKSPVNRREYGPGQHGQRRKGKLSDFGTQLKAKQKLKGYYGNISEKQFRKYYAEAIRMKGDSGDNLIGLLERRLDAVVYRAKFVPTVFASRQFINHGHIKVNGRRVNIASYQVRVGDVIEVKEASRQLTLVLEASQLAERDVPEYYDVDHGKMSAKVTRIPLPNEVPYPVIMEPNLVIEFYSR, encoded by the coding sequence ATGACGAAGCGCGCAGAAGCGAAGTATAAAATCGACCGCCGCATGGGCCAGAACATCTGGGGCCGGTCGAAGAGCCCGGTTAACCGTCGTGAATATGGACCCGGCCAGCACGGCCAGCGGCGTAAGGGCAAGCTGTCGGATTTCGGCACCCAGCTCAAGGCCAAGCAGAAGCTGAAAGGCTATTACGGCAATATTTCGGAGAAACAGTTCCGGAAATATTACGCTGAAGCCATCCGTATGAAGGGCGACTCCGGTGATAATCTCATCGGTCTTCTCGAGCGCCGCCTGGATGCCGTGGTCTATCGCGCGAAATTCGTGCCGACCGTGTTCGCCTCGCGTCAGTTCATCAATCACGGCCATATCAAGGTCAATGGCCGCCGCGTGAACATCGCCTCCTATCAGGTCCGCGTCGGCGACGTGATCGAGGTCAAGGAAGCTTCGCGTCAATTGACTCTGGTTCTGGAAGCATCGCAGCTCGCCGAACGTGACGTGCCGGAATATTATGATGTCGATCACGGGAAGATGAGTGCAAAGGTGACCCGCATTCCCTTGCCGAACGAGGTTCCCTATCCGGTGATCATGGAACCCAATCTCGTGATCGAGTTCTATTCCCGCTGA
- a CDS encoding DUF2214 family protein, which produces MVLDFVLASLHHLAVFSLFGILIAELLLLRSGFEGTALARISRLDLAYGIVAGLVVVFGFLRVFFGAKPPNFYLTSLIFWTKIALFVFIGFLSIGPTLRFIDWRRQVRRDSDWRPPTADVRRLRVIVHVEAGLFLLLPILAAAMARGLG; this is translated from the coding sequence GCCTGCATCATCTGGCTGTGTTTTCGCTCTTCGGCATCCTCATTGCCGAGCTTCTGCTCCTGCGCTCAGGGTTCGAGGGCACGGCGCTCGCGCGAATCAGCCGGCTTGATCTGGCCTATGGAATCGTTGCCGGATTGGTGGTGGTTTTTGGTTTCCTGCGCGTCTTTTTCGGCGCGAAGCCGCCGAATTTCTATCTGACCAGTCTGATTTTCTGGACGAAGATCGCGCTGTTCGTCTTCATCGGTTTTCTCTCCATCGGTCCTACTTTGCGTTTCATCGATTGGCGTCGGCAAGTGCGTCGGGACTCGGATTGGCGGCCACCCACGGCGGACGTGCGCCGGTTGCGGGTCATCGTCCATGTCGAGGCCGGGTTGTTTCTCCTGCTGCCGATCCTTGCAGCCGCCATGGCACGCGGTTTGGGATAG
- a CDS encoding isochorismatase family protein, producing the protein MTKRALIIVDLQNDYFAGGKFTLVGIDAAAANAARLLDAARAAGDLVVHVRHEFPSADAPFFVPGSHGAEINKSVLNRDSEPVVLKNSINAFRGTALKEILDHNGIDEVVIAGAMSHICIDAITRAAVDFGYKATVVHDAVATRDLEFNGIIVPAAQAHAAFMAALGFAYATLLSTDELLAKSRVLDVTA; encoded by the coding sequence ATGACGAAACGTGCTTTGATCATCGTCGATCTACAGAATGACTATTTTGCTGGTGGTAAATTCACCCTCGTTGGCATCGATGCCGCCGCCGCCAACGCCGCGCGTCTTCTGGATGCGGCGCGTGCGGCAGGTGACCTCGTGGTCCATGTCCGCCATGAATTCCCATCAGCCGATGCGCCCTTTTTCGTGCCGGGCTCGCATGGTGCCGAGATCAACAAAAGTGTTTTGAACCGTGATAGTGAGCCTGTCGTGCTCAAGAACTCCATCAATGCCTTCCGTGGCACGGCCCTCAAGGAGATCCTCGACCACAATGGCATTGATGAGGTCGTGATTGCCGGCGCCATGAGCCATATCTGTATTGACGCTATCACACGCGCTGCCGTCGATTTCGGTTACAAGGCAACAGTTGTGCATGATGCTGTTGCCACGCGCGATCTCGAGTTCAATGGCATTATCGTCCCCGCTGCACAGGCGCATGCTGCTTTCATGGCTGCCTTAGGGTTTGCCTATGCCACGTTGCTTTCAACCGATGAACTGCTCGCCAAGAGCCGCGTACTGGATGTCACCGCTTGA
- a CDS encoding alpha/beta fold hydrolase: MLRSLLPIPFLLLGLPVSAEPSLPPLGIGLEAVDYPYPVAFFDLTLEGQTLRMAYMDVPPAQESNGGTVVLLHGKSFSGDYWGPTIRFLTTKGYRVIVPDQLGFGKSAKPDIRYSFDLLARATKQLLDHRGVTKAAILGHSFGGMLAVYFARDYPDLTAALLLENPIGLEDYRSAIPPQTLETLVQTEMAQTPESYRKFMQAFFTGWPGTVERQVEIFTRLLQSGEYPRAAKASALIYQMIYEQPIRHEYSLLHMPVLLTIGQGDRSVFFRRYASPEDIKSLGHWPQLGRSALKDLPDGKLVEIANAGHVPHVEQPEAFLTAIDAFLAEHYKIGDH, encoded by the coding sequence GTGTTACGCTCACTTTTACCGATCCCCTTCCTGCTCCTTGGCTTGCCGGTCTCGGCAGAACCCTCCTTACCGCCCCTCGGTATCGGACTCGAAGCCGTGGATTATCCTTATCCCGTCGCCTTTTTTGATCTCACGCTCGAAGGTCAGACTCTACGCATGGCCTATATGGATGTGCCGCCGGCGCAAGAGTCCAACGGCGGCACCGTAGTTTTGCTGCATGGAAAGAGTTTTTCTGGCGATTATTGGGGCCCGACCATTCGTTTTCTGACAACGAAAGGATATCGTGTCATCGTTCCCGATCAGCTCGGTTTCGGCAAATCGGCCAAGCCTGACATCCGCTATAGTTTCGATCTTCTTGCGCGGGCGACGAAACAATTGCTCGACCATCGAGGCGTTACCAAGGCCGCCATTCTCGGCCATTCCTTCGGTGGCATGCTCGCCGTTTATTTTGCCCGCGACTATCCGGACCTGACGGCCGCTCTGCTGCTGGAAAATCCGATCGGGTTGGAAGATTACCGGAGCGCCATTCCGCCGCAAACGCTTGAAACCCTGGTACAGACCGAAATGGCTCAAACGCCAGAATCATATCGCAAATTCATGCAAGCCTTCTTTACAGGCTGGCCGGGCACGGTGGAACGTCAGGTCGAGATCTTCACGCGGCTTCTGCAAAGTGGCGAATATCCCCGTGCGGCCAAAGCCTCGGCCTTGATCTATCAAATGATTTATGAGCAGCCGATCCGACACGAATATTCATTGTTGCACATGCCGGTTCTCTTAACGATTGGCCAGGGCGACCGCAGCGTTTTCTTCCGCCGTTACGCTAGCCCCGAAGACATCAAGTCACTCGGCCATTGGCCTCAACTTGGCCGCTCCGCCCTCAAAGACCTGCCGGATGGAAAACTGGTGGAAATCGCGAATGCTGGCCATGTGCCGCATGTTGAACAGCCGGAGGCCTTTCTCACCGCGATCGATGCCTTCCTCGCGGAACATTATAAGATTGGTGATCATTGA
- a CDS encoding YbjN domain-containing protein, with translation MAFPHLAVERNEHPVDLVERLAAQHQWAFDRDGVDELSINVAGEWTNYNVAFTWLEDMEALHVACVFDLKIPPLRNGEVLALISLINEQLWIGHFDIWPQDGVIMFRHTIVLAGGADLNRCQCETVLTNAVIACERYYQAFQFVVWAGHSGREALEQAMIVTKGHA, from the coding sequence ATGGCGTTTCCGCATCTCGCAGTCGAGCGTAACGAACATCCGGTCGATCTGGTCGAAAGGCTCGCCGCGCAGCATCAATGGGCGTTCGATCGTGACGGCGTTGATGAATTGTCGATCAACGTTGCCGGTGAATGGACCAATTACAATGTCGCTTTCACTTGGCTTGAGGACATGGAAGCCCTGCATGTCGCCTGTGTTTTCGATCTCAAGATCCCGCCGTTACGCAATGGCGAGGTTCTGGCGCTGATCTCTCTCATCAACGAACAATTATGGATCGGCCATTTCGACATCTGGCCGCAGGACGGTGTCATCATGTTCCGCCACACAATCGTGCTGGCGGGCGGCGCCGATCTCAACCGCTGTCAATGCGAGACGGTTTTGACCAATGCTGTCATAGCTTGCGAACGCTATTATCAGGCGTTTCAATTCGTCGTCTGGGCCGGACACAGCGGGCGCGAGGCCCTGGAACAAGCGATGATCGTCACCAAGGGGCATGCCTGA
- a CDS encoding M48 family metallopeptidase, with amino-acid sequence MLRLFRRPKTATVDPDFLDVGHAGESLRILLKRSPGARRMTLRVRSASRDVVLTMPAQGAVQDARIFAERHVAWIQARLSRLPTLVPFLPGSVVPLRDVPHLILARDERHKGPVWLDTLPYAAEGALGALCVSGEAAHHARRVRDFLMREARRDLEAAVERHAVNLGTRPSKISLRDTTSRWGSCSAKGGLNFSWRLILAPPYVLDYLAAHEVAHLRHMNHSDAFWRLVAELSPDVDVAEAWLKTRGSGLMRYGER; translated from the coding sequence ATGCTGCGTCTGTTTCGAAGACCAAAGACCGCAACGGTCGATCCCGATTTCCTCGATGTGGGCCATGCGGGCGAAAGCTTGCGCATCCTTCTCAAACGCTCGCCCGGCGCGCGGCGCATGACGCTGCGGGTGCGCTCGGCGAGCCGTGATGTCGTCTTGACCATGCCGGCGCAAGGGGCCGTGCAGGATGCGAGAATTTTTGCCGAGCGCCATGTTGCCTGGATCCAGGCGCGGCTGAGCCGTCTGCCAACGCTCGTGCCTTTTCTGCCCGGGTCCGTCGTGCCGCTACGCGACGTGCCGCATCTGATTCTGGCGCGCGATGAGCGGCATAAAGGTCCCGTCTGGCTGGATACCTTACCCTATGCCGCCGAGGGAGCTCTGGGCGCGCTCTGCGTTTCGGGCGAGGCAGCCCATCATGCGCGGCGTGTGCGGGATTTTCTCATGCGGGAGGCGCGCCGTGATCTCGAAGCCGCGGTCGAGCGTCACGCAGTCAATTTGGGAACGAGGCCGAGTAAGATCAGCTTGCGGGATACGACCAGCCGCTGGGGATCCTGCTCGGCCAAAGGCGGCCTGAATTTTTCCTGGCGGTTGATTCTGGCGCCGCCCTATGTCCTCGATTATCTCGCGGCGCATGAGGTCGCGCATTTGCGCCATATGAATCATTCGGATGCTTTCTGGCGACTCGTCGCGGAGCTTTCTCCGGATGTGGATGTGGCGGAAGCTTGGCTCAAGACGCGCGGCAGCGGCCTCATGCGTTATGGCGAGCGTTGA
- a CDS encoding META domain-containing protein, with protein MLREEKESVLSRRALWVGLAVSWLLMGAFLAKLSAEPAQGSLIGRWLAEDILGGGVIDRLQSVLEIAADGTVSGSGGCNRMRGHATIDGEKLSFGPLITTRMACSPAVMDQEGKFLASLEKVRSFRIDNAQRKLILFDDAGNRILVLAALS; from the coding sequence ATGTTGCGTGAGGAAAAGGAATCCGTGTTGTCCCGTCGTGCGCTATGGGTTGGCCTCGCCGTGTCATGGCTGCTGATGGGAGCTTTTTTGGCAAAACTATCGGCGGAGCCGGCACAAGGTTCCCTCATCGGTCGTTGGCTCGCCGAGGATATTTTGGGAGGGGGCGTTATCGACCGCCTGCAATCCGTTCTGGAAATCGCAGCGGACGGCACCGTTTCCGGCAGCGGCGGCTGCAATAGAATGCGTGGGCACGCGACCATCGACGGCGAAAAATTGTCCTTTGGTCCGCTCATCACGACACGCATGGCCTGTTCGCCGGCGGTCATGGATCAGGAAGGAAAATTTCTCGCGAGCCTCGAAAAAGTCCGGAGTTTTCGGATCGATAACGCACAACGCAAGCTGATCCTGTTCGATGACGCGGGAAACCGTATCCTGGTCCTGGCGGCGCTATCATGA
- a CDS encoding TIR domain-containing protein, giving the protein MDRPRIFVIFKDNDLNAMDTLLDWNKNNEFEFDFEKALPKIAFYSAEGAKIKDELTERIKAATHLLCIIGKETGNNDWINWEVQTASVKGKKVIGVRLHMKNKSPAALLNFGSVTAKAFTFEAIKDAVEES; this is encoded by the coding sequence ATGGACCGTCCACGTATATTCGTTATCTTCAAAGATAACGACCTGAATGCCATGGACACGCTTCTTGATTGGAATAAGAATAACGAATTCGAATTCGATTTTGAAAAAGCTCTGCCTAAAATAGCATTTTACAGCGCAGAAGGGGCTAAAATCAAAGACGAACTGACCGAGAGGATTAAGGCCGCGACGCATCTGCTTTGCATTATCGGGAAGGAAACCGGTAATAACGACTGGATCAATTGGGAAGTTCAGACCGCTTCCGTAAAAGGAAAGAAGGTCATCGGAGTGAGACTCCACATGAAAAACAAGAGTCCGGCTGCTCTCCTCAACTTTGGATCCGTTACGGCGAAGGCGTTCACCTTTGAGGCCATCAAGGATGCGGTCGAAGAATCTTGA
- a CDS encoding tetratricopeptide repeat protein — protein MREPSLDWFPLCDAFEDGEPNLFSLLRWDYRFVGTLYGRDNDLRKILAWAESGSQTPSARLVTGEGGAGKTRLAATAAQMLRDKGWTAGFLPRTCNLVDLAVGEKGLFLIVDYPEEQPERTKALLSELAERKIAPYPLRLMFLSRQSFAEWERETSILQGRFGTHEIAAPAQLSINDGTGLIEEATRNFSTHTQLPTPDLREARRWLESSPLHQLPLYAMAAAIHAILSPKEAFGLAGAELLKQLARREICRVQSTSEALNLGREGLERLLALGVLADGLSENVISELAKAGVCENSNPDIVGALARSPWWKKGRLVRLEPDPIAAAFVDLTLFNPNFPKGRTALADWLFIALQENVATLGNRLGRVLYDLHTLQQSDEGTHPLEERLIEMVRDKPERALSFASIASVEQPIWAVNFAAHIALILAQKTIEPEVKAGYFNNAAGYLSYLGQHEEALAAAQEAVSFCRELARARPGAFTPNLAGSLNNLANTLSELGRHEEALAAAQEVAGLYRRLAQAHPEMFTPDLAGSLNNLANTLSELDRHEEALAAAQEVVGFYRGLAQARSETFTPSLAGSLNNLTNRLFELGKQESALAAAQEAVDIHRRLAQARPEMFTPNLAMSLNNLAIMLFELGKQEDALAAAQEAVDIHRGLARARPETFTPDLAGSLNNFALILSELGQHEEALKVTQELANLHMPSRIS, from the coding sequence TTGCGTGAACCAAGCCTTGATTGGTTCCCTCTGTGCGATGCTTTTGAAGATGGCGAGCCAAATCTTTTTAGCTTGTTGCGTTGGGACTATCGGTTTGTTGGAACGCTTTATGGCCGTGACAACGATCTCCGCAAAATTCTGGCGTGGGCCGAGAGCGGATCCCAAACACCAAGCGCACGCCTCGTTACCGGCGAGGGCGGCGCAGGAAAAACGCGCCTTGCCGCGACAGCAGCGCAAATGCTGCGTGACAAAGGATGGACTGCTGGCTTTCTCCCTCGAACATGCAATCTTGTTGATTTGGCCGTTGGAGAAAAGGGCCTCTTTCTTATCGTCGATTATCCAGAAGAGCAGCCCGAACGAACAAAGGCATTGCTGAGCGAACTGGCTGAACGAAAGATCGCGCCTTATCCTCTGCGCCTCATGTTTTTATCACGACAATCTTTTGCGGAATGGGAGCGCGAAACATCGATTCTTCAAGGGCGTTTTGGAACGCATGAAATTGCTGCTCCTGCACAGCTTAGCATCAATGACGGCACAGGCTTGATTGAGGAGGCCACCAGAAACTTCTCCACACATACACAATTGCCAACGCCGGACTTGCGAGAGGCACGGAGATGGCTGGAGTCATCCCCACTCCATCAGCTTCCTCTTTACGCAATGGCCGCCGCAATTCACGCAATTTTATCGCCGAAAGAAGCCTTCGGCCTTGCCGGAGCAGAGCTTCTCAAACAACTCGCGCGTCGGGAAATCTGCCGCGTCCAATCCACGTCTGAAGCCTTGAACCTTGGACGGGAAGGGCTTGAACGTCTCTTGGCGCTTGGTGTCCTGGCGGATGGGCTGAGTGAAAACGTCATAAGTGAATTAGCGAAAGCGGGCGTATGCGAAAACTCAAATCCCGATATTGTGGGGGCGCTCGCGCGAAGCCCATGGTGGAAAAAAGGCCGTCTGGTCAGACTTGAGCCCGACCCAATCGCCGCAGCCTTTGTCGATCTCACGCTGTTTAATCCGAATTTCCCCAAAGGTCGCACCGCGTTAGCGGACTGGTTGTTTATAGCTCTCCAGGAAAATGTGGCTACGTTGGGCAATCGGCTTGGGCGCGTGCTGTATGACCTTCACACTCTCCAGCAATCGGATGAGGGGACGCATCCACTTGAAGAGCGCCTAATCGAAATGGTGCGGGATAAACCGGAGCGGGCGCTGTCCTTCGCCAGCATAGCAAGTGTTGAACAACCAATATGGGCAGTGAATTTTGCTGCACATATTGCCTTGATTCTAGCTCAGAAAACGATCGAACCTGAAGTGAAGGCGGGATATTTCAATAATGCCGCAGGTTATCTTTCTTACCTTGGTCAGCACGAGGAAGCCCTGGCGGCGGCGCAGGAAGCGGTCAGTTTTTGTCGCGAGCTGGCAAGGGCTCGTCCCGGGGCGTTCACGCCCAATCTGGCAGGCTCTCTGAACAATCTCGCCAACACGCTGTCCGAACTTGGTCGGCATGAGGAAGCTCTGGCGGCGGCGCAAGAGGTGGCCGGTCTCTATCGCAGGCTGGCACAGGCTCACCCCGAAATGTTCACACCCGATCTGGCAGGCTCGCTGAACAATCTCGCCAACACGCTGTCCGAACTTGATCGTCATGAGGAAGCTCTGGCGGCGGCGCAAGAGGTGGTCGGTTTCTATCGCGGGCTGGCACAGGCTCGCTCTGAGACGTTCACGCCCAGTCTGGCAGGCTCACTGAACAATCTCACCAACAGGCTGTTCGAACTTGGCAAGCAAGAGAGCGCTTTGGCAGCGGCGCAAGAGGCGGTTGACATTCATCGCAGGCTAGCACAGGCCCGCCCCGAGATGTTCACGCCCAATCTGGCCATGTCGCTGAACAATCTCGCCATCATGCTGTTCGAACTTGGCAAGCAAGAGGACGCTTTGGCAGCGGCGCAAGAGGCGGTTGACATTCATCGCGGGCTGGCACGGGCTCGCCCCGAGACGTTCACACCCGATCTGGCAGGTTCGCTGAACAATTTCGCCCTCATACTGTCCGAACTTGGACAGCATGAGGAGGCTTTGAAGGTGACACAGGAATTGGCAAATTTACACATGCCATCAAGAATTTCATAA
- a CDS encoding TetR/AcrR family transcriptional regulator, translating to MVEENSTSYGTEFNGDREIILTLPGDIKNAIIDALLELAGERRWEDITLSDIAARANISLSEFRDSFPSKGAVLAAFSRKIDKIVLDASTDELLGESTKERLFDVLMRRLDALAPYKLGMEGISEWLRRDPLAAAAMNREALNSMRFMLEAAGIDSEGPVGALKLQGLVLAWTRILPVWFRDDDPGLAKTMAVLDRELARGSKFVSRAEDLNRLATPLFSIARALFERHRPVSPSTETKTDDEHAF from the coding sequence ATGGTGGAAGAAAATAGCACGTCTTACGGCACCGAATTCAACGGAGATCGGGAGATCATCTTGACACTTCCCGGAGATATCAAAAACGCGATCATCGATGCGCTGTTGGAACTGGCGGGAGAACGGCGTTGGGAAGATATCACATTGTCTGATATTGCCGCCCGCGCCAATATATCCCTCTCGGAGTTCCGTGATTCCTTTCCCTCCAAAGGTGCCGTTCTGGCTGCCTTCTCGCGCAAAATCGATAAAATCGTGCTCGATGCATCGACCGATGAGCTTTTGGGGGAATCGACCAAGGAACGCCTCTTCGACGTGCTGATGCGGCGCCTGGATGCACTCGCGCCTTATAAGCTCGGCATGGAAGGCATCAGCGAGTGGTTGCGGCGTGATCCGCTTGCCGCTGCGGCGATGAATCGGGAAGCCCTCAATTCGATGCGTTTCATGCTCGAAGCCGCTGGCATCGATTCCGAAGGACCTGTCGGCGCGTTGAAATTGCAGGGCCTGGTTCTGGCCTGGACACGCATCCTGCCCGTCTGGTTCCGCGATGATGATCCGGGCCTGGCCAAGACCATGGCGGTGCTTGATCGCGAATTAGCCCGGGGCAGCAAGTTTGTCTCGCGCGCCGAAGACCTGAATCGTCTCGCGACGCCACTGTTCTCGATTGCCCGCGCCTTATTCGAGCGCCACCGTCCGGTCTCTCCGTCGACCGAAACGAAAACCGATGACGAGCATGCATTTTAA
- a CDS encoding NAD(P)H-quinone oxidoreductase — MAAIIPDRMRQIYFDGKGGPEVIRVGEAEVPTPGRGKVLIEVAAAGINRPDCVQRAGFYPPPPGESEIPGLEVAGKIVKLGEGVSQWQIGDEVCALLGSGGYAEYALADAALCLPVPKGLSLIEAAALPETYFTVYDNVFTRGRLQPGENFLIHGGSSGIGSTAIQLAKQFGAKVFTTAGSAEKCAFCRTLGADHAIDYKTSDFVEEIRKITDNKYPIDVILDMVGGSYIAKNLSLLNFDGRMVQIAFLQSPKVASFDFLPLMLRRLTMTGSTLRARALGQKIEIAEALRELVWPLLDQGLVKPMVHATFPLEEARQSHELMESSAHLGKILLVTGLA; from the coding sequence ATGGCCGCGATAATTCCCGACAGGATGCGCCAGATTTATTTCGACGGGAAGGGCGGTCCCGAGGTGATCCGTGTCGGCGAGGCGGAGGTTCCGACGCCTGGTCGTGGTAAGGTCCTGATTGAGGTCGCGGCGGCGGGCATCAACCGGCCCGATTGTGTGCAGCGCGCCGGATTCTATCCGCCGCCTCCCGGTGAAAGCGAGATCCCGGGTCTCGAAGTCGCTGGCAAAATCGTCAAGCTGGGCGAGGGCGTGTCGCAATGGCAAATCGGCGATGAAGTCTGCGCTCTGCTCGGTTCTGGTGGTTATGCTGAATATGCCCTTGCGGATGCGGCTTTGTGCCTGCCGGTGCCGAAGGGTCTGAGCCTGATTGAGGCTGCCGCTCTGCCGGAAACCTATTTCACCGTTTACGATAATGTATTCACGCGCGGCCGCTTGCAGCCGGGTGAAAATTTTCTCATCCATGGGGGTTCGAGCGGTATCGGATCGACGGCGATTCAGCTTGCCAAGCAATTTGGTGCGAAGGTTTTCACGACAGCGGGTTCGGCCGAGAAATGCGCCTTCTGCCGCACGCTCGGAGCCGACCATGCGATCGATTATAAAACCAGCGATTTCGTTGAGGAAATTCGCAAGATCACGGACAATAAATATCCGATCGATGTGATCCTCGACATGGTCGGTGGAAGTTATATCGCCAAAAACCTCTCGCTGCTGAATTTTGATGGACGCATGGTGCAGATCGCTTTTCTGCAATCGCCGAAAGTCGCGTCCTTCGATTTTCTGCCTCTCATGCTACGGCGCCTCACCATGACCGGTTCGACCTTGCGGGCGCGGGCGCTCGGGCAAAAGATCGAAATCGCGGAAGCCTTGCGGGAGTTGGTCTGGCCATTGCTCGATCAAGGCCTGGTCAAACCCATGGTTCATGCAACCTTTCCTCTAGAGGAAGCCCGGCAGTCGCATGAATTGATGGAATCCTCTGCCCATCTCGGCAAAATCCTCCTTGTGACGGGCTTAGCCTGA
- a CDS encoding GlxA family transcriptional regulator codes for MAGAPPPPEIGLLAYPQAQLAAIHGLTDLFVIADRLARKRLGKSETLLRVSHLSLCETDGRVVRTFDTSPGAGGEPVVVILPPSLGDPAAGENRAGLVDFLKVRYAAGTVLASVCAGAFLLAETGLLNGRAATTHWTYADDLAQRFPDVQVDTNKLIIDDGDIITAGGLMAWTDLGLKLVDRLLGSAMMIETARFLLVDPPGREQRYYSIFSPRLGHGDAAILKVQHWLQKAGLRDITACAMAAKAGLEERTFLRRFRKATGLKPTEYCQHLRVDKAREMLEATTRPIDQIAWDVGYDDPGSFRKVFIKVIGLAPGDYRRRFGAETTSAHSP; via the coding sequence ATGGCCGGGGCTCCACCTCCTCCCGAGATCGGACTGCTGGCCTATCCGCAGGCACAACTCGCCGCCATACACGGCCTCACGGACTTATTCGTCATTGCCGATCGTCTAGCCCGTAAACGCCTCGGAAAAAGCGAGACTTTGCTCCGGGTGAGCCACCTCAGCCTTTGCGAGACGGATGGACGGGTGGTCCGCACCTTCGACACCAGCCCGGGCGCTGGCGGTGAGCCCGTTGTTGTCATCCTGCCACCCAGCCTGGGTGATCCTGCGGCGGGCGAAAACAGAGCCGGGCTAGTCGATTTTCTTAAGGTGCGTTATGCCGCAGGGACGGTGCTCGCTTCCGTATGCGCAGGCGCCTTTCTGCTCGCTGAGACAGGTCTCTTGAACGGCCGAGCGGCAACCACGCACTGGACCTATGCCGATGATCTGGCCCAGCGGTTTCCTGACGTGCAGGTGGATACCAACAAACTCATTATCGATGATGGCGACATCATCACGGCTGGCGGGCTGATGGCCTGGACTGATCTTGGCCTCAAGCTTGTCGATAGGCTGCTCGGATCTGCCATGATGATCGAGACAGCCCGCTTCCTGCTCGTCGACCCGCCCGGCCGCGAGCAGCGCTATTACAGCATCTTCTCACCCCGGCTCGGGCATGGCGACGCAGCCATATTGAAAGTTCAGCATTGGCTCCAGAAGGCGGGGCTGCGCGACATCACGGCCTGCGCCATGGCGGCGAAAGCAGGGCTCGAGGAACGCACCTTTCTGCGTCGCTTCCGTAAAGCCACCGGGCTCAAGCCCACCGAATATTGCCAGCATCTGCGTGTGGACAAAGCGCGCGAGATGCTGGAGGCGACGACACGGCCTATCGATCAAATCGCCTGGGATGTCGGTTATGACGATCCAGGATCCTTCCGAAAAGTGTTCATCAAGGTGATAGGCCTTGCACCGGGCGATTACAGGCGGCGCTTTGGAGCCGAGACGACATCTGCTCATTCGCCTTAG
- the proC gene encoding pyrroline-5-carboxylate reductase, with amino-acid sequence MDANDAKSAFPQSLILAGAGKMGSALLHGWLSLGLPAARVGVIEPHPSEPLRERAKTEGFTLTPPAKAPDVLVLAIKPQMLEEAAPALQAYVDENTLIISILAGKTIRNIAERFPRAGAIIRAMPNLPAAIGHGMTGLAASAGLTPHQHALATTLLGAVGAVEWLDDESLIDAVTAISGSGPAYVFYLAECLSRAGAALGLPPAVAERLARATVEGGGALLAHEADTSPAQLRENVTSRGGTTAAALEILMAENGLAPLIERTAAAAQKRAAELSG; translated from the coding sequence ATGGACGCAAACGACGCCAAAAGTGCTTTTCCCCAAAGCCTGATTCTTGCCGGTGCCGGCAAAATGGGTTCGGCCTTGCTGCATGGCTGGCTATCCCTGGGTCTTCCGGCCGCGCGCGTCGGCGTGATCGAACCGCATCCATCCGAACCCTTGCGGGAACGCGCCAAGACCGAGGGTTTTACGCTCACGCCCCCTGCGAAGGCCCCGGACGTTCTGGTGCTCGCCATCAAGCCGCAGATGCTGGAAGAAGCAGCCCCTGCCCTGCAAGCCTATGTCGATGAGAACACGCTCATCATCTCCATCCTCGCCGGCAAGACGATCCGTAATATTGCTGAACGTTTCCCGCGCGCTGGCGCCATTATCCGCGCGATGCCCAATCTTCCCGCCGCGATCGGACACGGCATGACCGGCCTCGCCGCCAGCGCGGGTTTGACGCCACACCAGCATGCGCTCGCCACGACCCTGCTCGGCGCCGTCGGCGCGGTGGAATGGCTCGACGACGAATCCCTGATCGACGCGGTCACGGCCATTTCCGGTTCCGGACCCGCCTATGTGTTTTATCTCGCGGAATGTCTAAGCCGCGCCGGCGCGGCACTCGGTCTGCCACCGGCCGTGGCCGAGCGGCTGGCACGCGCCACAGTCGAGGGGGGTGGCGCCTTGCTAGCCCATGAAGCCGACACCAGCCCCGCCCAATTGCGCGAGAACGTCACCTCGCGCGGCGGCACGACCGCCGCCGCCCTTGAAATTCTGATGGCCGAGAATGGTCTTGCCCCGCTTATTGAACGCACGGCAGCGGCGGCTCAAAAACGGGCCGCCGAACTCTCAGGCTGA